From Spirochaetota bacterium:
TGGACATGGTCCAATTTCTATTGGAAGCATTGAGGATGTAATAATATCTTCATAATCCCCAAGCATATTAATGACCCTATATTCCCCGGGATCACATGGAATTTCCACAGTAATAGGGCCTTCCACGTTCCATGCAACAATTACAGTGGTATCTCCAGAGACATCTGTATTTGGATCATAAATATATGCGTAATATCCCTCTGAATCAGAAAGATCATTATCTCCATAACCTCCGTCATTTACCACTTCGATGAGTTTCGGCTTAGGCATAATAGTTATCATATTCTGTACTGCATATGTCTGCTCCCACCATGAACAGTCTTCATTATTAAAGAATCCGCCATTGAAGTTATCTGCATCATTTACAAACATAACATGAACACGCTCAACTCCAAGGCGCATTGCAGTCAAATACAATCGTGTGACATATGCTGCCTGCTGGCGCTCTGTTACAGGATAAGGCTTAACATCTGCAGCGAACGCGCCAACATCACGATGCCATCCGACTTCGGTATACCATACAGGTTTATCAGTATTGCCAAAACTCTCCATACTTTCTCTTATCTCCGCATAAGAGTTTACAAGCGAATATTGATAGGACTCAAGTAAATGTTCCGTATCAGGGCCCACATCATGAGTGTATGGATGAGTGGATAGAATATCGTAATAATTTGCATGACCTCCATGCTCCACTAACTTTTCATGTACTAATTGAACAAAAGATTTCTTCCATCCCACGCCATCATTAAATGCATTTTCTGCGCTCACACCGCAAGATGAAATGCCAACAACTTTGACATCATTCCACTCTGGATTAGCTCTGATGTGATCGTATGATGCGATCAATAATCTTGCATATAAATCCGCCTTTCCCTCCTTATCCAAGGCATCCCAATGTTCAGCGCCTAACAGATAATGCAGGTTCGGCTCATTCCATATTTCCCAATATATTACAGGTTTATATTTATCTCCACCTGGCTGAAATTCAGGATCAGGATTATCAACAAAGAAAGATCCCATAGGCCCATATCTACCTATCCTATCATCAATAAGATCAAGAAAGTCGTTTATAAATTCATTGTCAAGATCCACATCAGGAATTATTCCATAATCCCCTCTATAAGTATGCACCAAATTACCGAATAAAGTAAACATCGGTTCAACATTATAAATTATTAGATATTCCATCTCCTCATCATCTAAATCCCTAATCCCAGCGACACGGATAGTCCTCCAGCCAACCTGACTTATTTCATCATACCAATGCCACCAGGCGCCCCAACTGCTCGACCATGTATATAATCCATATACCGGAATATCTTGGGCAGGTTTATTTAATATTTCCTGTAAGGAAGGATAGTGTTGCAGGATATTAGTATCTGTAGAGCCGTATTCCTTTTCCATGTCTGTAAACTGATCGAAGTTCCAACCAGGTATCATGGTTTTGCAACTAACCTGATTAGAATAATCTGAATTTCCTATTGAGTTATATGCTCTTATACGGTAAAAATATTCTTTATTAACCTCCAATCCATAATCATTGAATGAAATTTCATCAGATGAAACTGTATGTATAATCTCATAAACACCAGCGTTACCTCCTTCTTCAGGTGCTCGCTCTATGCTGAATCCATCCTCATTGTCAGAGGTATCTATCCAGGATAGAGCAATCTCATTCGATGAAACTGAGGATAAGCTAAGAGCACTTGGAGGATCAGGAATTAAAATATTACCCCCTGGCTCCTCTACATTATTACAGCTCCATCCTGCAAGTGAAATACAGAGGAATAGAATACAAATTGGCATAAGGGAATTCTTGGAGAAAACAAAACCATTTGCAGTTATACCCATGAACTCTATCCTCCACATAATGAATAATGAAGAATTTATGAGTTGACAAAATAGTCCTTACAAACCATATAGATACTTAATTTACATATCCTTATGTCACTCAGTAAACCCCTGAACCCTAGCCTAAAGTTGCAAATTTAGTTAATAACTATATATCTTGAAATTGTTGAAACTTACAAAATGCAAATCTTTTGAAAATAATACAATCTAATGCGAAAGTCAAATAAATAGTTGATTTTTTTGAAAAATATTCTCAACATCCTCATATAAATGATGGGAGGGATTATTCATACATATGCTTAATCTTTAGGGATCGCCTACAATTAATAATAATCATTAACATATACCCCATTGTTATTAAGCACTTACTAAAAATTTACGAATCAGATGTTAAAAATATTTAAAAAAATTACAGCAGATATAAATATCAATTTATGTCAATATTAGTCAATAACCATCTGCATTAATTGCTGGCATGAAAGACTCCATAGGAGTGATAAGGAGATTCATTTTTTAGCTAACAGCATATGGGGCAATTTTATAAAATCTATCAAGCTTGTATGACACTCGTCCTTTCAAAAATGAGTTCAAGTTACGAACTGCTGCATAAATTCTATTTTAACTGGCATAGTAAAAATAATAGAGGCAATAATGAAGGATATTCTAAATTATATAAAGATTAAGCAAGGTGACATAACTGAAGAGAATACTGATGCAATCGTTAATGCGGCTAACACAAGCCTTCTCGGAGGAGGTGGAGTAGATGGGGCAATTCATAGAGCTGCCGGCCCACAATTACTTGAGGAATGTCGAGGGTTTGGAGAATGCAGACCTGGAGAGGCAAGGATTACAAAAGGTTATAAACTCAAAGCCAAGCATGTTATTCATACCCCTGGGCCAATCTATAAAGGTGGCAGGAGCAGAGAGAGGGAAACTCTTGAACACTCCTATTTCAACTCAATGAAACTCGCCAAAGAGTACAACCTTAAATCCATTGCATTTCCAGCAATATCAACTGGTGTTTATAGCTACCCCAAGGAGGAGGCATGCGAAGTGGCCATAACCACAGTGATCAATTTTATAAGAGATGAAGACTATGTAATGGATGTAAATTTTGTTTTATTTGATAAATCGAATTTCGATCTATATAATAATTACATCAATAGACTAAATAATGAATTATCTTGAACTCCTGAAATTTTCATCAAACAAATTTAACAGCATCATATCTCTTGGCCTTGATCCAATATTAGAGGATATCCCTATCAGTTCAGGGACAATTAAAAAGAGGATTGTATCATTCTTTGAGTCGATTCTAAACAGGATGACAACCAAAGGGGTTTATCCTGCAGCAGTTAAACCCAATTATGCCTTTTATGCTCAGTATGGAATAGAGGGTATAGAGGCACTTCTATCAATAATAGCTATCTTCAAATCCCAGGGTTTCCCTGTAATACTCGATGTAAAGAGAGGCGACATTGGGAAAACATCTGTGGCTTATTCCAAAGAGGCTTTTGATTTTTTCAAGGCCGATGCTCTAACCATCTCTCCATTCATGGGCCATGACTCCATATACCCCTTTATACAAAATCATCCGGATAAGGGCTACTACATTCTTAATAAGACCTCAAACAAAGGGTCAGAGGATTTCCAAGACCTTTCCATAGATGGAATCCCCTTGTATATTTATATTTCCAAAAAAATAATCGAATGGCATCAACCTGGTATTGGGGCAGTAGTGGGAGCAACATATCCTGACAAACTAGAGCTAATCATAGACACCTTTATACATTCAGCCAAGGCCATACCACTCCTCATACCTGGAGTTGGTTCTCAAGGGGGAGATGTAAAGATGACACTTAGAGCGATTAAAAGACTTCCTGATGTCAAAATTCATAGAATAAATTCATCAAGCAGCATTACATACGCTTATAAAAAATACCAAGGATTACACTTCTCAGAAGCAGCTGTTTGTGCTCTTGAAGCACTAAACGAGGAGATTCACAAATATATTTAGGTTATCTAAATATTATTAACTAATTCTCTCCATAAACTAAGATGATATTTAATCTATCCTCCAGAATAATAATAAATATCCTCTTCCCAGACATTAATAAATTATTCCAAAGGCAGTATGCTAATCCAAGGATTGCGTTTTCCCCCATAATGAACCATCATAATATTGAATATAGCATAACCAGCAGTATAAAAATAAGGGATGAAGGCAAGAGCTTCACTATTTACGTATTAACCGATAATTTTTCTCCTAACGCAATCAAACTTCTAAACGAGCATATAGAATCCAAACTCTATGAGATAGAGATTGTTTTAAATATATTATTCAAAAATAAATATAAAATAGGAATGCTCCTACAAGAATTGAATGCAAACGATCAATATAGAGAAGCTTACAAAAGGATTGATCTATCAATTATTGCGAAGGATATTGAACGGTGCATATCGATAATCATTCCTGTTAAATTTTTCAGACTCTTTTCAAGGAGAATAAAATGCGACTCAGATTCAGAACTTATTGAGAGAGAGATAATAGATTTTTTTTTGAATCCAATCAATATCCTTCCAAACCTAAAATCCATCCTTGATACCTTTAACGATATAGAATTGCAAAGGTTGCTATTTCAACTTCAGAATAAAAAGCTCATAACTACCTATCAGATATGTCTTATCAACCTCTCCTTCCCTAATCATTCACTTCGTATAAAGAGAAATCTATCCACAAATACTATAAGTGATGTTAAAACAATGATGAAAAGACTGAGATCATCCAATTTAATAAATAAAAGGGATCTTGTAGAGGGTATATATTCCATTGAAGAAGCTATTTATATGTTGTTAAAGGGGGATGAGGATTTCAGCTATTCAAAATTCCTACAAGAGACTCAGAGGAGATTAAAAATACTATCCAATGCAAAAATCCTCTATTCAAAGGACCTCTATCATTGGATAGAGGTTATGAGGGACTCAAAATTACTCTATCAGACCATATCAATGACAAAAGAAATAGATATTGTGCAATCAATCTCCGAAAAACCCGATCTCTACGCTAATATCCTGCAGGGTTCAATATCTAAGAGAAGAATGGAAGAGATCGTATCTCTCGCTAAGAATAAGAGTATATCCTTCTCAGAAAGAATATACTCGCAATCAAATTTCGTATCCACTTATAGAAGATTACAGATAAGGAGGATGAATCACGGATATAAAAGCTTTAATTATATACTCTCAAAAATAGTGGAACCTAAGGATTTCAATCATCTCATCCTAGGTGTGGGATGGTTTATCCTATCAACAGCCCTGAAGAAGACCAAGAAAAGGAACATGCTTCCACTGCTTAAGAGTATTCCCCTGCCTGCAAGATATCTAAT
This genomic window contains:
- a CDS encoding fibronectin type III domain-containing protein, whose protein sequence is MGITANGFVFSKNSLMPICILFLCISLAGWSCNNVEEPGGNILIPDPPSALSLSSVSSNEIALSWIDTSDNEDGFSIERAPEEGGNAGVYEIIHTVSSDEISFNDYGLEVNKEYFYRIRAYNSIGNSDYSNQVSCKTMIPGWNFDQFTDMEKEYGSTDTNILQHYPSLQEILNKPAQDIPVYGLYTWSSSWGAWWHWYDEISQVGWRTIRVAGIRDLDDEEMEYLIIYNVEPMFTLFGNLVHTYRGDYGIIPDVDLDNEFINDFLDLIDDRIGRYGPMGSFFVDNPDPEFQPGGDKYKPVIYWEIWNEPNLHYLLGAEHWDALDKEGKADLYARLLIASYDHIRANPEWNDVKVVGISSCGVSAENAFNDGVGWKKSFVQLVHEKLVEHGGHANYYDILSTHPYTHDVGPDTEHLLESYQYSLVNSYAEIRESMESFGNTDKPVWYTEVGWHRDVGAFAADVKPYPVTERQQAAYVTRLYLTAMRLGVERVHVMFVNDADNFNGGFFNNEDCSWWEQTYAVQNMITIMPKPKLIEVVNDGGYGDNDLSDSEGYYAYIYDPNTDVSGDTTVIVAWNVEGPITVEIPCDPGEYRVINMLGDYEDIITSSMLPIEIGPCP
- the pyrF gene encoding orotidine-5'-phosphate decarboxylase — protein: MNYLELLKFSSNKFNSIISLGLDPILEDIPISSGTIKKRIVSFFESILNRMTTKGVYPAAVKPNYAFYAQYGIEGIEALLSIIAIFKSQGFPVILDVKRGDIGKTSVAYSKEAFDFFKADALTISPFMGHDSIYPFIQNHPDKGYYILNKTSNKGSEDFQDLSIDGIPLYIYISKKIIEWHQPGIGAVVGATYPDKLELIIDTFIHSAKAIPLLIPGVGSQGGDVKMTLRAIKRLPDVKIHRINSSSSITYAYKKYQGLHFSEAAVCALEALNEEIHKYI
- a CDS encoding O-acetyl-ADP-ribose deacetylase; translated protein: MKDILNYIKIKQGDITEENTDAIVNAANTSLLGGGGVDGAIHRAAGPQLLEECRGFGECRPGEARITKGYKLKAKHVIHTPGPIYKGGRSRERETLEHSYFNSMKLAKEYNLKSIAFPAISTGVYSYPKEEACEVAITTVINFIRDEDYVMDVNFVLFDKSNFDLYNNYINRLNNELS